A window of Belonocnema kinseyi isolate 2016_QV_RU_SX_M_011 chromosome 9, B_treatae_v1, whole genome shotgun sequence contains these coding sequences:
- the LOC117179541 gene encoding Krueppel homolog 1-like isoform X1: protein MKTFTSHGIEMRFPNDNSWTSRMVGYYQEPILKREVGQKPMAIASSKLEPIKSVKSLVCSPDLTVFATPSSERLTTINEKSYQCMLCQKIFDQKNVYQSHMRSHGKDGEDPYRCNICSKTFAVPARLTRHYRTHTGEKPYQCEYCNKSFSVKENLSVHRRIHTKERPYKCDVCERAFEHSGKLHRHMRIHTGERPHKCSVCAKTFIQSGQLVIHMRTHTGEKPYVCKSCGKGFTCSKQLKVHTRTHTGEKPYKCEVCGKSFGYNHVLKLHQVNHFGSKVYKCTLCNETFTNKKNMEVHIKVHSDSSSNSPRDSPIEPVIEIAPASSTSSITGTSSDKENKTDETCHTTASSYMQPRDFSYYLYQRDQYSQAAPSPIGVNPALLAAAAAAAAVEERSFQTLPLAPQPQEPTQVFLYPELSPAYSPYSSYGAGQNNDLAGNECSSLLNLPGNDARRRVEAALEAVEEQRQREYGVRVEKHPILTPPSSNPVSPAPSPDPLDLAIPVRETLILPPRKRCKMILESMEHERSGINAQRQNSVIQFARAS from the exons ATGAAAACTTTCACTTCTCACGGGATCGAAATGCGATTCCCAAATG ATAACAGCTGGACATCCAGAATGGTGGGTTATTATCAGGAGCCGATTCTGAAGCGAGAAGTCGGACAGAAACCGATGGCGATTGCGTCTTCGAAGTTGGAGCCGATCAAGTCAGTGAAGAGTCTTGTCTGCAGTCCGGACTTGACGGTCTTTGCAACCCCATCTTCTGAACGTTTGACGACGATCAACGAAAAGTCCTATCAGTGTATGCTCTGTCAGAAAATATTCGACCAGAAAAACGTCTATCAGAGTCATATGAGATCTCATGGCAAGGATGGCGAGGACCCTTACAGATGCAACATCTGCAGCAAGACTTTCGCGGTGCCGGCGCGACTCACGAGGCACTATCGCACTCATACGGGGGAAAAACCCTACCAGTGCGAGTACTGCAACAAGTCCTTTTCCGTCAAAGAGAATCTCAGTGTTCACAGGCGCATCCACACCAAGGAGCGCCCGTACAAGTGTGACGTTTGCGAGCGGGCGTTTGAGCATAGTGGGAAGCTTCACCGACACATGAGAATACACACGGGCGAGCGACCTCACAAGTGTTCCGTCTGCGCGAAAACCTTCATCCAGAGTGGCCAGCTTGTCATCCATATGCGGACACACACTGGTGAAAAGCCCTATGTCTGCAAGTCCTGCGGCAAGGGCTTCACGTGTTCGAAACAGCTCAAAGTTCACACTCGCACCCACACTGGCGAAAAACCCTACAAATGCGAAGTCTGCGGAAAATCCTTCGGCTATAATCACGTGCTCAAGCTGCACCAGGTCAATCACTTTGGCTCCAAGGTCTACAAGTGCACCCTCTGCAATGAGACATTCACTAATAAGAAGAACATGGAAGTGCACATCAAGGTGCACTCGGACTCGAGCTCGAATTCACCCCGCGACTCGCCCATCGAGCCCGTGATTGAGATTGCACCAGCCAGCAGTACTTCGAGTATAACCGGCACGAGCAGTGACAAGGAGAACAAGACTGATGAAACCTGCCATACGACTGCGTCAAGTTATATGCAGCCCAGGGATTTCTCTTACTACCTTTATCAGCGGGATCAGTATTCTCAGGCCGCGCCAAGCCCAATAGGAGTGAATCCCGCGCTCCTGGCTGCGGCGGCAGCTGCAGCTGCTGTCGAGGAGAGGTCTTTCCAGACCCTGCCTCTGGCTCCACAGCCCCAGGAACCGACTCAGGTCTTCCTCTATCCGGAATTGTCGCCGGCCTACTCGCCCTACTCGTCATACGGGGCAGGCCAGAACAACGACCTTGCCGGAAACGAGTGCTCGTCGCTACTTAATCTCCCGGGGAACGACGCTCGACGGAGGGTCGAAGCTGCCCTGGAAGCGGTGGAGGAGCAACGTCAAAGGGAGTACGGAGTCAGGGTTGAAAAGCATCCGATTCTGACACCGCCCAGCAGCAATCCAGTGAGTCCAGCACCATCACCCGATCCCCTTGATCTGGCGATACCTGTCAGGGAGACCCTGATACTTCCACCGAGGAAGCGTTGCAAAATGATCCTCGAGTCGATGGAACACGAACGGTCCGGGATCAATGCGCAGAGACAAAACTCAGTGATTCAATTCGCTCGGGCTTCTTAG
- the LOC117179541 gene encoding Krueppel homolog 1-like isoform X2: MVGYYQEPILKREVGQKPMAIASSKLEPIKSVKSLVCSPDLTVFATPSSERLTTINEKSYQCMLCQKIFDQKNVYQSHMRSHGKDGEDPYRCNICSKTFAVPARLTRHYRTHTGEKPYQCEYCNKSFSVKENLSVHRRIHTKERPYKCDVCERAFEHSGKLHRHMRIHTGERPHKCSVCAKTFIQSGQLVIHMRTHTGEKPYVCKSCGKGFTCSKQLKVHTRTHTGEKPYKCEVCGKSFGYNHVLKLHQVNHFGSKVYKCTLCNETFTNKKNMEVHIKVHSDSSSNSPRDSPIEPVIEIAPASSTSSITGTSSDKENKTDETCHTTASSYMQPRDFSYYLYQRDQYSQAAPSPIGVNPALLAAAAAAAAVEERSFQTLPLAPQPQEPTQVFLYPELSPAYSPYSSYGAGQNNDLAGNECSSLLNLPGNDARRRVEAALEAVEEQRQREYGVRVEKHPILTPPSSNPVSPAPSPDPLDLAIPVRETLILPPRKRCKMILESMEHERSGINAQRQNSVIQFARAS; encoded by the coding sequence ATGGTGGGTTATTATCAGGAGCCGATTCTGAAGCGAGAAGTCGGACAGAAACCGATGGCGATTGCGTCTTCGAAGTTGGAGCCGATCAAGTCAGTGAAGAGTCTTGTCTGCAGTCCGGACTTGACGGTCTTTGCAACCCCATCTTCTGAACGTTTGACGACGATCAACGAAAAGTCCTATCAGTGTATGCTCTGTCAGAAAATATTCGACCAGAAAAACGTCTATCAGAGTCATATGAGATCTCATGGCAAGGATGGCGAGGACCCTTACAGATGCAACATCTGCAGCAAGACTTTCGCGGTGCCGGCGCGACTCACGAGGCACTATCGCACTCATACGGGGGAAAAACCCTACCAGTGCGAGTACTGCAACAAGTCCTTTTCCGTCAAAGAGAATCTCAGTGTTCACAGGCGCATCCACACCAAGGAGCGCCCGTACAAGTGTGACGTTTGCGAGCGGGCGTTTGAGCATAGTGGGAAGCTTCACCGACACATGAGAATACACACGGGCGAGCGACCTCACAAGTGTTCCGTCTGCGCGAAAACCTTCATCCAGAGTGGCCAGCTTGTCATCCATATGCGGACACACACTGGTGAAAAGCCCTATGTCTGCAAGTCCTGCGGCAAGGGCTTCACGTGTTCGAAACAGCTCAAAGTTCACACTCGCACCCACACTGGCGAAAAACCCTACAAATGCGAAGTCTGCGGAAAATCCTTCGGCTATAATCACGTGCTCAAGCTGCACCAGGTCAATCACTTTGGCTCCAAGGTCTACAAGTGCACCCTCTGCAATGAGACATTCACTAATAAGAAGAACATGGAAGTGCACATCAAGGTGCACTCGGACTCGAGCTCGAATTCACCCCGCGACTCGCCCATCGAGCCCGTGATTGAGATTGCACCAGCCAGCAGTACTTCGAGTATAACCGGCACGAGCAGTGACAAGGAGAACAAGACTGATGAAACCTGCCATACGACTGCGTCAAGTTATATGCAGCCCAGGGATTTCTCTTACTACCTTTATCAGCGGGATCAGTATTCTCAGGCCGCGCCAAGCCCAATAGGAGTGAATCCCGCGCTCCTGGCTGCGGCGGCAGCTGCAGCTGCTGTCGAGGAGAGGTCTTTCCAGACCCTGCCTCTGGCTCCACAGCCCCAGGAACCGACTCAGGTCTTCCTCTATCCGGAATTGTCGCCGGCCTACTCGCCCTACTCGTCATACGGGGCAGGCCAGAACAACGACCTTGCCGGAAACGAGTGCTCGTCGCTACTTAATCTCCCGGGGAACGACGCTCGACGGAGGGTCGAAGCTGCCCTGGAAGCGGTGGAGGAGCAACGTCAAAGGGAGTACGGAGTCAGGGTTGAAAAGCATCCGATTCTGACACCGCCCAGCAGCAATCCAGTGAGTCCAGCACCATCACCCGATCCCCTTGATCTGGCGATACCTGTCAGGGAGACCCTGATACTTCCACCGAGGAAGCGTTGCAAAATGATCCTCGAGTCGATGGAACACGAACGGTCCGGGATCAATGCGCAGAGACAAAACTCAGTGATTCAATTCGCTCGGGCTTCTTAG